One Succinivibrio dextrinosolvens DNA window includes the following coding sequences:
- a CDS encoding PLP-dependent aminotransferase family protein yields the protein MKNCIEISWKPDKNSGIPAYQQIIDFFLSSVSSGAFAVGMRLPSQRKLSELFEVNRSTVSTAIAELSSYGIIKGSYGAGTEIASNTWSVLLKSNQNWSKHVLSGNFKENISTLQVINHLEFDKDLLRLGTGEIDHRLFPVELWQKALNNVGNKVTSLGYLEPLGLYELRCEIAKHLNKIGICTTPECILITSGSLQALQLISVCLLKSGSKVFVEAPSYLKSLQVFESAGLELTGISMDSDGMEYWKILPHLRHTGEDNSSVVYTIPTNHNPTGICMSEKRRQEFLEFCITHRIPVIEDGAYQELSFTKDYSPIRTLDHNGMVIYLGTASKTLSPGLRIGWLVAPEAVVKRLGDAKMQMDYGASSVSQYIFLEFLKTGMYESYLCKLKNILKQRLDNAMRILEEHFQSIAEWTRPKGGFYIWLTFRQPVKTDLLFNEAIKAGILLNPGDIYDFKANNSIRLSYAYITEDEFKKGAMILKELIFKQVAK from the coding sequence ATGAAAAACTGCATCGAAATAAGCTGGAAGCCTGATAAAAACTCAGGAATTCCTGCATATCAGCAAATCATTGATTTTTTTCTATCCTCAGTAAGTTCAGGCGCTTTTGCAGTTGGTATGAGACTGCCCTCCCAGAGAAAGCTCTCAGAACTCTTTGAGGTCAACCGTTCTACAGTCAGCACCGCTATTGCAGAACTGTCATCCTACGGAATTATTAAAGGAAGCTATGGAGCAGGTACAGAAATAGCCAGTAACACCTGGTCAGTACTGTTAAAGAGTAATCAGAACTGGTCAAAGCATGTACTCTCCGGAAATTTTAAAGAAAACATCTCAACGCTTCAGGTTATAAACCATCTTGAGTTTGATAAAGATCTGTTGAGACTGGGTACAGGTGAGATCGACCACAGACTTTTTCCTGTGGAACTGTGGCAGAAAGCTCTTAATAACGTCGGTAATAAGGTCACATCTCTAGGGTATTTAGAACCATTAGGTCTTTATGAACTTCGCTGTGAAATTGCAAAGCATCTTAATAAGATAGGAATCTGCACCACTCCGGAATGTATTCTAATTACCTCAGGCTCACTACAGGCTCTACAGCTGATCTCGGTATGTCTTTTAAAAAGCGGTTCTAAGGTTTTTGTAGAAGCGCCTTCATATCTTAAATCACTGCAGGTCTTCGAATCAGCAGGACTTGAGCTTACAGGTATATCCATGGACTCTGACGGAATGGAATACTGGAAAATTCTTCCGCATCTAAGACATACTGGTGAGGATAACTCCTCTGTAGTCTATACAATCCCAACCAATCATAATCCTACCGGAATATGCATGAGTGAAAAGAGAAGACAGGAGTTTCTGGAATTCTGTATAACCCATAGAATTCCCGTAATTGAGGATGGAGCATATCAGGAATTAAGCTTTACTAAAGACTATTCCCCTATCAGAACGCTGGATCACAATGGCATGGTAATCTATCTTGGTACCGCCTCTAAAACCTTATCTCCTGGCCTTAGAATCGGATGGCTGGTGGCCCCAGAGGCTGTAGTCAAAAGATTAGGTGATGCAAAAATGCAGATGGACTATGGAGCCAGCTCTGTATCTCAATACATCTTTCTGGAGTTTCTTAAGACAGGAATGTATGAGAGTTATCTTTGTAAGCTGAAGAATATACTCAAACAGCGTCTTGATAATGCAATGAGAATTCTTGAAGAACATTTTCAATCTATTGCAGAATGGACACGTCCTAAGGGAGGCTTTTATATATGGCTTACTTTCAGACAACCTGTAAAAACAGATCTGCTGTTCAATGAAGCTATCAAAGCAGGAATACTTTTAAATCCTGGCGATATATATGATTTTAAGGCAAACAATTCAATCAGACTTTCTTATGCCTATATTACAGAAGATGAATTCAAGAAAGGTGCAATGATACTGAAAGAGCTGATTTTTAAACAGGTTGCCAAGTAA
- the atpE gene encoding F0F1 ATP synthase subunit C codes for MDASLIYLAAGLMMGLAAIGAAIGIGILGGKFLEGSARQPDLLPLLRTQFFIVMGLVDAIPMIGVGLGMYLMFAVAG; via the coding sequence ATGGATGCGTCTTTAATTTACCTTGCTGCAGGTCTAATGATGGGCTTAGCTGCTATCGGTGCTGCTATCGGTATTGGTATTTTAGGTGGTAAGTTCTTAGAGGGTTCTGCAAGACAGCCTGATTTGTTACCACTATTACGTACTCAGTTCTTCATCGTTATGGGTCTGGTTGATGCTATCCCTATGATCGGTGTTGGTTTAGGTATGTACTTAATGTTTGCTGTTGCAGGCTAA
- the atpA gene encoding F0F1 ATP synthase subunit alpha produces MQLNSTEIADLIKQRIQQFKVVTEARDEGTIVSVNDGIVRIHGLSNVMQGEMLEFGGDLYGLALNLERDSVGAIVLGPYGELSEGMTVHSTGRILEVPVGNELLGRVVNSLGAPIDGKGPVNCNTYYPVEKIAPGVIARQSVSQPIQTGYKAVDSMVPIGRGQRELIIGDRQTGKTALAIDTIINQVKYGVRCIYVAIGQKASTIASVVRKLDEEGALSNTIVVVASASDTAALQYIAPYAGCAMGEFFMDKGEDALIIYDDLSKHAVAYRQISLLLRRPPGREAFPGDVFYLHSRLLERASRVNAEYLEKMSGGKIVGKTGSLTALPIIETQAGDVSAFIPTNVISITDGQIFLTTSLFNSGIRPAVDPGISVSRVGGSAQTKIMKKLSGGIRTALAQYRELAAFAQFSSDLDDATRKQLDHGQKVTELMKQNQYAPLTVAEQALVIFAAERGFLEDVELSNVLTFEKALLEFAHSKYDSLIKDIDAKPDYSDDIANKLSDLIKDFKSTQTF; encoded by the coding sequence ATGCAACTTAATTCGACTGAAATTGCTGATTTAATCAAACAAAGGATCCAGCAATTTAAAGTTGTGACAGAAGCTCGCGATGAGGGTACTATCGTTTCTGTTAACGACGGTATCGTAAGAATTCACGGTCTGTCCAACGTTATGCAGGGAGAAATGCTTGAGTTCGGCGGTGACCTATACGGTCTGGCTTTGAACTTAGAGCGTGATTCTGTTGGTGCTATTGTTTTAGGACCATACGGTGAACTTTCAGAAGGAATGACAGTACACAGTACTGGTCGTATTCTTGAAGTTCCTGTTGGAAATGAATTGCTTGGAAGAGTTGTTAACTCTCTAGGTGCTCCAATTGATGGTAAGGGACCTGTTAACTGCAATACCTATTATCCTGTAGAAAAGATCGCTCCAGGTGTTATTGCACGTCAGAGCGTTTCTCAGCCTATTCAGACAGGTTATAAAGCTGTTGACTCAATGGTTCCTATCGGACGTGGTCAGCGTGAGCTTATCATTGGAGACCGTCAGACAGGTAAAACTGCCTTAGCGATTGATACCATTATCAATCAGGTTAAATATGGCGTTCGTTGTATTTATGTTGCAATCGGACAGAAGGCTTCTACTATTGCTTCAGTAGTAAGAAAGCTGGACGAAGAAGGTGCTCTATCCAACACTATCGTTGTGGTTGCATCTGCTTCTGATACTGCAGCTCTGCAGTATATTGCTCCATATGCAGGCTGTGCTATGGGTGAGTTCTTCATGGATAAAGGTGAAGATGCCCTGATTATCTATGATGATTTGTCAAAGCATGCTGTTGCATATCGTCAGATTTCTTTGCTGTTACGTCGTCCTCCAGGGCGTGAAGCTTTCCCTGGTGACGTTTTCTACCTGCACTCACGTCTGTTAGAGCGTGCTTCACGTGTTAACGCTGAGTATCTGGAGAAAATGTCAGGCGGTAAGATTGTTGGTAAGACTGGTTCTCTAACCGCTCTTCCAATTATTGAAACCCAGGCCGGTGACGTTTCTGCATTTATTCCTACCAACGTAATTTCTATTACAGACGGTCAGATTTTCTTGACTACCAGCTTATTCAACTCTGGTATCAGACCTGCTGTAGATCCTGGTATTTCAGTTTCACGTGTGGGTGGTTCTGCACAGACCAAGATTATGAAGAAATTATCAGGTGGTATTCGTACCGCTCTGGCTCAGTATCGTGAGCTTGCAGCTTTCGCTCAGTTCTCATCAGACCTTGATGATGCAACCCGTAAGCAGCTGGATCACGGACAGAAGGTTACAGAGTTAATGAAGCAGAATCAGTATGCTCCACTAACCGTAGCAGAGCAGGCTCTTGTAATTTTTGCTGCTGAAAGAGGATTCCTGGAAGATGTTGAACTGTCAAATGTTCTAACCTTTGAAAAGGCTCTTCTAGAGTTTGCTCATTCAAAATATGATTCATTGATTAAGGATATTGATGCAAAGCCTGATTATTCAGATGACATTGCCAATAAGCTGTCTGATTTAATCAAAGACTTTAAATCAACTCAGACTTTCTAG
- the atpD gene encoding F0F1 ATP synthase subunit beta → MAETSSRAGEKGTIVQIIGAVVDVEFQEGHIPELYDALEVKGDGKHRSDLILEVQQQIGGGVVRCIAMGSSDGLSRGIEAVNTGAGVKVPVGRETLGRIMNVLGQPVDERGPIGQKEEWEIHRPAPTYAEQSSTTEILETGIKVMDLICPFAKGGKVGLFGGAGVGKTVNMMELINNIAKAHSGLSVFTGVGERTREGNDFYHEMQESKVIDKVSMIYGQMNEPPGNRLRVALTGLTVAEKFRDEGLDVLLFIDNIYRYTLAGTEVSALLGRMPSAVGYQPTLAEEMGVLQERIASTKKGSITSVQAVYVPADDLTDPSPATTFAHLDATIVLSRQIASLGIYPAVDPLASTSRQLDPFVVGKDHYEVARGVQSVLQRYKELKDIIAILGMDELSEDDKLVVARARKVERFLSQPFSVAEVFTGSPGKYVPLKETIRGFKGIIDGEYDNLPEQAFYMVGTIDEAIEKAKNL, encoded by the coding sequence ATGGCTGAAACTTCAAGTCGTGCTGGTGAGAAAGGTACAATCGTACAGATCATTGGCGCTGTTGTTGACGTTGAATTCCAAGAAGGTCATATTCCAGAGCTTTATGACGCTCTGGAGGTAAAGGGTGATGGTAAACATCGTTCTGATCTGATTCTTGAAGTTCAACAGCAGATTGGCGGTGGTGTGGTACGCTGCATTGCCATGGGTTCTTCTGACGGATTGAGCAGAGGAATTGAGGCTGTAAATACTGGTGCCGGTGTTAAGGTTCCAGTTGGTCGTGAGACTCTAGGACGTATTATGAACGTTTTAGGTCAGCCTGTAGATGAGAGAGGTCCTATCGGACAGAAAGAGGAATGGGAAATTCACCGTCCAGCTCCAACCTATGCTGAGCAGTCATCAACTACAGAAATTCTTGAAACCGGTATCAAGGTTATGGATCTAATCTGTCCTTTCGCAAAGGGCGGTAAGGTAGGTCTGTTCGGTGGTGCTGGTGTAGGTAAGACAGTTAACATGATGGAGCTTATCAACAACATTGCTAAAGCTCACTCAGGTCTATCTGTATTTACCGGTGTGGGTGAGCGTACTCGTGAGGGTAACGACTTCTACCACGAAATGCAGGAATCAAAGGTTATCGATAAGGTATCCATGATTTATGGACAGATGAATGAGCCTCCAGGAAACCGTCTTCGTGTTGCTCTGACCGGTCTGACCGTTGCAGAGAAGTTCCGTGACGAAGGTCTGGATGTGCTTCTGTTCATCGATAACATCTATCGTTATACACTGGCTGGTACAGAGGTATCTGCTCTGTTAGGTCGTATGCCTTCAGCTGTGGGTTATCAGCCTACTCTTGCTGAGGAAATGGGTGTATTACAGGAGCGTATTGCTTCAACTAAGAAAGGTTCAATTACCTCAGTACAGGCTGTTTACGTGCCTGCTGACGACTTGACCGATCCAAGCCCTGCAACAACCTTTGCTCACTTGGACGCAACCATCGTGCTGTCACGTCAGATTGCCTCCCTTGGTATTTACCCTGCAGTTGATCCTCTGGCTTCAACTTCACGTCAGCTGGATCCATTTGTTGTTGGTAAGGACCATTATGAGGTTGCTCGTGGTGTTCAGTCAGTTCTACAGAGATATAAGGAACTTAAGGACATTATCGCAATTCTAGGTATGGATGAGCTTTCTGAAGATGATAAGCTGGTTGTAGCTAGAGCTCGTAAGGTTGAACGTTTCTTGTCTCAGCCATTCAGCGTTGCTGAAGTATTTACAGGTTCTCCAGGTAAATATGTTCCATTGAAGGAAACTATCCGTGGATTCAAGGGAATTATCGATGGTGAATATGATAATTTACCTGAGCAGGCTTTCTATATGGTTGGTACTATTGACGAAGCTATAGAAAAAGCTAAGAACTTATAA
- the atpF gene encoding F0F1 ATP synthase subunit B, with the protein MEINATFVGQAVAFLIFAVLCMKYVWPPLLNAIEKRQKEIADGLTAAEKAKKSLELAKEDAAETVRSAKAEAQKIIEEANKTRSQIIDKASVEAQEERKKILDLAQSEIESEKNKAREDLRSEVISLAIAGAEKIINEKIDEKSDEAMLKKIADSL; encoded by the coding sequence TTGGAAATTAATGCAACTTTCGTAGGTCAGGCGGTAGCGTTTCTTATCTTTGCCGTGCTGTGCATGAAATATGTATGGCCTCCTCTGTTAAATGCAATTGAGAAGAGACAGAAAGAAATTGCTGACGGCTTGACTGCTGCTGAAAAAGCTAAAAAAAGCTTAGAGCTAGCTAAAGAAGATGCAGCGGAAACTGTTCGTTCTGCCAAGGCAGAAGCTCAGAAAATTATTGAAGAAGCAAATAAGACCAGATCTCAGATTATCGACAAGGCTTCAGTAGAAGCTCAGGAAGAGCGTAAAAAGATTCTTGATTTAGCTCAGAGTGAGATTGAATCAGAGAAGAATAAAGCTCGCGAAGATTTAAGATCTGAAGTTATTTCTTTGGCTATTGCTGGTGCTGAGAAGATCATCAATGAAAAGATTGATGAGAAATCAGATGAGGCAATGTTAAAGAAGATAGCTGATTCGCTATAG
- the atpB gene encoding F0F1 ATP synthase subunit A, producing MSESNSQGYISHHLHFLQVDLRDFSIVDSVKASDQTAFNQCLANGETQEKCLTQVGTEKCKLTDLGSGVCYAEHNASAESKIVNPYTLNLDSLGLTVILGFIFLMLFKYASKKTTTGVPSKLQCFLEMIFEFVQGTVTSIFKRKSKLIAPLSLTVFMWIFLMNLMDLLPIDLIPELANKLGIPYFRVVPSADVNVTLSMAVCVFLLIFAFSFKNIGVTGFLKSLTLHPFNHWAFIPVNFLLEGVSLLSKPISLGLRLFGNMYAGEMIFILIALLPLWYIQWVLNVPWALFHILIVTLQAFIFMVLTIVYLSMASEED from the coding sequence ATGTCAGAGAGTAATTCTCAAGGATATATATCTCATCATCTTCACTTTCTTCAGGTTGATCTTCGTGATTTTTCTATTGTTGACAGTGTTAAAGCCAGTGATCAGACTGCCTTTAATCAGTGTTTAGCTAATGGTGAAACTCAAGAAAAATGTCTAACTCAGGTTGGAACTGAGAAGTGCAAGTTGACAGATTTAGGATCTGGAGTTTGTTATGCGGAGCACAATGCTTCAGCAGAATCAAAGATTGTAAATCCTTATACTCTTAATCTCGATTCATTGGGATTGACCGTTATATTAGGATTTATATTTTTGATGTTATTCAAATACGCATCTAAAAAGACTACTACTGGTGTTCCAAGTAAACTTCAGTGTTTTCTTGAGATGATTTTTGAATTCGTTCAGGGTACTGTTACAAGTATCTTCAAACGTAAGAGCAAACTTATAGCTCCTCTTTCCCTAACAGTGTTCATGTGGATTTTCTTAATGAATCTGATGGACCTTCTACCAATCGATCTAATTCCTGAATTAGCAAATAAACTTGGAATTCCTTATTTCAGAGTTGTTCCATCTGCAGACGTAAATGTAACCCTGTCAATGGCAGTATGCGTATTCCTTCTGATATTTGCTTTCTCATTCAAGAACATAGGTGTAACAGGCTTCCTAAAGAGTTTAACTCTACACCCATTTAATCACTGGGCTTTTATTCCAGTTAATTTCTTGTTGGAAGGTGTTTCCTTACTGTCAAAGCCAATTTCATTGGGGCTTCGACTTTTCGGAAACATGTACGCAGGTGAAATGATTTTCATTCTGATTGCTCTATTACCTCTTTGGTATATTCAGTGGGTACTAAATGTGCCTTGGGCTCTTTTCCACATTTTGATTGTTACTTTACAGGCTTTTATTTTCATGGTTTTGACCATTGTTTATCTATCAATGGCCAGTGAAGAAGATTAA
- the atpG gene encoding F0F1 ATP synthase subunit gamma translates to MAGAKEIRTKIASVQNTQKITSAMQMVAASKMRKAQEKMSQSRPYSKGLYDIIGHIAASHSEFHHPFMEERPVKNVGFIIVSTDRGLCGGLNINLFRKVIQKMNEFKEKNVNVKLALLGTKAGAYFNRDGFEVLASHSGFGDNPQPEKLVGAIKVMTNAYMNGEIDAIYIANNVFKNTMVQIPECIQLLPLVPSEDQVAKKHHWDYLYEPEPEAILKVVLDRYVMQMVYQAVLENLASEQAARMVAMKAATDNAETLVSDLQLEYNKARQAGITMELNDIVSGASAV, encoded by the coding sequence ATGGCAGGTGCAAAGGAAATACGTACTAAGATAGCTTCTGTGCAGAATACACAGAAGATAACTAGTGCTATGCAGATGGTAGCCGCCTCTAAGATGCGCAAGGCTCAGGAAAAAATGAGCCAGTCTCGCCCTTATTCAAAAGGTCTTTACGACATTATTGGTCATATTGCCGCTTCACATTCTGAGTTCCATCATCCATTCATGGAAGAGAGACCTGTAAAGAATGTAGGCTTTATTATCGTATCCACTGACCGTGGTCTGTGTGGCGGTCTTAATATTAACCTTTTCCGTAAGGTTATTCAGAAGATGAATGAATTCAAGGAAAAGAATGTTAACGTTAAGCTTGCTCTGCTTGGAACCAAGGCCGGTGCTTACTTCAATAGAGACGGCTTTGAAGTGCTTGCTTCACATTCTGGATTTGGTGACAACCCTCAGCCAGAAAAACTTGTTGGTGCTATCAAGGTTATGACTAATGCCTATATGAATGGTGAAATCGATGCCATTTATATAGCAAACAATGTCTTTAAGAATACTATGGTTCAGATCCCTGAATGTATTCAGCTTCTGCCTCTGGTTCCTTCAGAGGATCAGGTGGCAAAGAAGCATCACTGGGATTATTTGTATGAGCCAGAACCAGAGGCAATTTTAAAGGTCGTACTTGACCGTTATGTAATGCAGATGGTTTATCAGGCTGTTTTAGAGAACCTTGCATCAGAGCAGGCTGCACGAATGGTTGCTATGAAAGCTGCAACCGATAATGCAGAGACTCTGGTAAGTGATTTACAGCTTGAGTATAACAAGGCAAGACAGGCAGGTATTACGATGGAGCTAAATGACATCGTATCTGGTGCATCAGCGGTTTAA
- a CDS encoding F0F1 ATP synthase subunit epsilon: MESISFHLNVISGISSLYSGLVQSIRVTGSEGELGVRYGHTPLLTTIKTGMVSIVDSNGKEDQIYLAGGILEVQPDNVTILADTALRADDIDESKAQEAIKAAKDELNRHGSGDTDYAHALSKLADAMARIKVVEIAKNRRR; this comes from the coding sequence ATGGAGTCAATATCATTCCATCTGAACGTGATTAGTGGCATTAGTTCATTGTATTCAGGACTTGTACAGTCAATACGTGTTACAGGTTCAGAAGGTGAGCTTGGCGTTAGATACGGTCATACTCCTTTATTAACAACCATCAAGACAGGTATGGTCTCCATCGTTGACAGCAACGGTAAAGAGGATCAGATATATCTGGCTGGTGGTATTCTGGAAGTTCAGCCTGATAATGTAACCATCCTGGCTGATACAGCTCTGCGTGCTGATGATATCGATGAATCTAAAGCACAGGAGGCTATCAAAGCTGCTAAGGATGAGCTTAACCGTCATGGTTCAGGTGATACTGACTATGCTCATGCATTATCTAAGCTTGCAGATGCTATGGCTCGAATCAAGGTTGTTGAGATTGCAAAGAATCGTCGCAGATAA
- a CDS encoding F0F1 ATP synthase subunit delta, which translates to MAENLTVARPYAEAAFSFAVDEKKLDEWQCMLQALSEAYKNDYFRDHLKLAANSSAAADSLISLLKPANLIDEHGENFVKIIGENNRFEVLPDIYEEFIRLRQKHDKCISAQLISARAFAESEIKLIKDKLAKKYDCTVTIEQIIDKDLIGGAVLKVGDKVIDASVRTSLKNLSSTLR; encoded by the coding sequence ATGGCTGAAAATTTGACTGTTGCAAGACCTTACGCTGAAGCTGCTTTTTCTTTCGCTGTTGATGAGAAAAAACTTGATGAGTGGCAGTGTATGCTTCAGGCTCTGTCTGAAGCTTATAAAAATGATTACTTTAGAGATCATTTAAAACTTGCTGCTAATTCATCTGCCGCAGCCGACAGTCTTATTTCGCTGTTAAAGCCTGCCAATCTCATAGATGAACATGGTGAGAATTTCGTCAAGATTATTGGTGAAAACAATCGCTTCGAGGTTCTTCCTGATATCTATGAGGAATTCATAAGATTGAGACAGAAACACGATAAATGTATTTCCGCTCAGCTTATATCCGCAAGAGCTTTTGCAGAAAGCGAAATAAAACTGATAAAGGATAAACTGGCAAAGAAATACGATTGTACCGTAACCATTGAACAGATTATCGATAAAGACCTTATCGGTGGTGCTGTACTTAAGGTTGGTGACAAGGTTATCGATGCTAGTGTAAGGACAAGTTTAAAGAACCTGTCTTCAACCCTCAGATAA